In Cryptomeria japonica chromosome 5, Sugi_1.0, whole genome shotgun sequence, the genomic window CCACAAATTCTCCTAGCCCGATATTCTTATGTGTTCTACATGCACCAAGCAAACACTTCCACGCAACTGCATCAAGttttattggcattttgatgataaaGTTAAGGGCTTCCTCAAGATAGCCAGCACGGCCGAGAAGGTCAATCATGCATACATAATGATCAATTGTAGGCATAATGCAATAAGAGCAACTCATCAAATTGAAGTATTTACAGCCGTCATTGATAAAACCTGCATGACTGCATGCAAATAAGACACTAACAAAGCTTACATGGTTGGGGTTGGATCCAGAAAGCTCCATTAGTTCAAAGAGTTTAAGGGCATCCTTGCCATAGCCATGCATTGCATATCCAgcgatcattgcattccatgagacttTGCGTGGGTGattcattttgtcaaacaattcccGTGCCTtttgtatgcttccacattttgcatacatgcctaTTAGGGTTCACAACCATATCTGCCAAAAATCCACTTTTGATTATTTTTTGATGGATCTCCATACCATGTTCCAAGGTTCCAAGTTTGGCACAAgctgggaggatgctggcaaacgttgAAGAGTCTGGGTTTAGACTTGCCAATTGCAATTTCTTATAACTCTCCAAGGCTTTATCAGTAAGTCCATTTTGTGTAAATCCAGTAATAATTGCATTCCACGAGACCACATCTTGTTGAGACATCTTGTCAAACAAATTGCAGGCCTTTTGTATGCTTCCACAATTTGCATACATGCCTATCAGTGCATTTgaaactacatctgacaaaatacCACTTTCAATTATTTTTTGATGGATCTCCATACCCTGATATAAGGCTTCCAGTTTCGCACAAGTTGGAAGGATACTTGCATTAGTTGAGGagtctggctttacacctgccaactGCATTTGTTTATAAATCTCCAATGCTTTTTTCACAagcccattttgtgcatatccagtaATGATTGCAGTTCAGGAGACCACATTTTGTTGTGCCATTTCTTTGAAAAGCTTTAAAGCCTTGTCAAGAAGGCTATTTTGCGCATATCCTGCAGTCTTCGCAATGCTAAagaccacattttgcatacatgtccacTAGAGCAGTTACAACAATAACATCTGACAAAAATCCCATTTCGATTACTTTTTGATGGATTTCCATACCGTGTTCCAAAGCTCCAAGTTTAGCACAAgctgggaggatgctggcaaaggttgatGAGTTTGGCTTTATACCGGcaaattgcatttgcttaaaagtcTCCAAAGATTCTACATCGAGCCCATTTTGTGCGTATCCAGCAAtgattgcagtccatgagaccacatttcgtTGAGGCATTTCAATGAAAAGTGTGCCTtctgtatgcttccacattttgcatacatgtctataagAGCAGTAACAACTTTGTGATCGGACAAAAATCCAGATTCTATTATTTTTTTATGGCTTTCCATACCTCGTTTCAACGCTCCATATTTGGCATACGCTGGGAGGATGATGACAAAAGTTGatgaatttggctttacacctgccaattccATCTGATTAAAAATCTCCAATGCATTTTCCACAAGTCCATCTTGTGCACATCCAGCAATAATTGCAGTTCATGAGATAACATTTTGTTGGGGAATTTCTTTGAGAAGCCTTAAAGCTTCGTCCAAAATATCATTTTGggaatatcctgcaatcattgtatTCCATGAAACCACGTTTCTCTGAGACATTTTGTCAAACGATTCCCGTGCTTTCtgcatgtttccacattttgcatgcatgtctatcAGAGAATCATCACAATAATTTCTGACTGAAACCCACATCTTACGGTTTTTCCAtgaacctgcaaaccatgttttatAGATGACACGCTGGCACATAATGGGAGAATAGTAGAGAAGGTGAACTGATTAGGTTGGACACCTGTACGTTGCATTTGGTAAAACGGTGTGAATGCCTGTTGCGGAAATTTGTGCCTTCGGTAAGCTGCAATTATCAAATTCCACGAGCATACGTCTGTTTCAGTCATTTGGTTGAAAATGCTCCGAGCATCCAGCAAACTTCCGCACTTGTCGTACATATTGAGAAGAGTATTTTGCAGGAACGTATGTGTGGCAAATGTAAATCCCCTATCGTTATCATTGATGTTAGAGTGGATCTCCTTAGCCTCTGAAAGTGAATTCTTAGCAATACAGGTGTGCAATAGATGACAATATATAAAGGATTCTGCGGGAGGGCTGCGTGTGTTTGGAGCAAGCAGAATGTCTAGCGTCCTCAGGCtcagattgagattgagattggccAGGGACGGCATTGTATTGTCATTCATCATCAAACAAAGTAAAATATTATCATGGTCTATTTCTGATTCTGGTTTCTCAAATGTGTGTTATAGGCTGTTCTTTCTTTCTGTGGAGACATATAAAAATCAACCCAGATGCCAATTGGCCATATACCTCTAATAGTCCTTCATTATGTTACAATTGCTTGGCATACATAATCCATCCATTAAAACACATCATCTGCCCATTATTAAGTTTCATTTCATAATCCTGAGAGTATGGATGGCATGGGCAGGTCGTGTTTGATTTGGAGTGTAGAATATATTCTCAGAGTTGTCCAAGAGGATTGTAATGGTTGAAAGTGCATAGTCAGTATATGATTTTGAGTAAATGTAGATTTTgt contains:
- the LOC131076456 gene encoding pentatricopeptide repeat-containing protein DOT4, chloroplastic, with translation MPSLANLNLNLSLRTLDILLAPNTRSPPAESFIYCHLLHTCIAKNSLSEAKEIHSNINDNDRGFTFATHTFLQNTLLNMYDKCGSLLDARSIFNQMTETDVCSWNLIIAAYRRHKFPQQAFTPFYQMQRSWKNRKMWVSVRNYCDDSLIDMHAKCGNMQKARESFDKMSQRNVVSWNTMIAGYSQNDILDEALRLLKEIPQQNVIS